A section of the Actinomycetota bacterium genome encodes:
- a CDS encoding long-chain fatty acid--CoA ligase: MREFTGPGAATIGPDTNLTEILWEHERAQPHRAALAHRVGGQFVDVRVQQFAERVRRLAAGLIGLGIEPGQRVAVMSRTRIEWTLLDYAIWSAGAVTVPIYETSAAEQMEWILGDSEAVAAIFESVELRSRYDESATRLPACKHVFVIDDGGLDELSAHGAEIDDEQVLGRARTVTIEHPATIVYTSGTTGRPKGCVLTHGNLVWDLTQVGAGAPELFRDGRSTLLFLPLAHIFGRIIQCVCVAERVKIGYATDPTKLTEELPLFQPTFLLSVPRVFEKLYNGAQAKAYADGKGRIFDVASRVAIDHSRGTQVGRVPLKTRALRAVFDKLVYGKLRLAVGGRVEYSVSGGAALGERLGHFFNGAGITVLEGYGLTETSAGATLNTPPHLRIGTVGRPLPGCTVRIADDGEVLIKGGNVFSGYWNDDEATREALDDEGFLHSGDIGQLDADGFLRITGRKKEIIVTAGGKNVAPALLEDRIRAHRLVSQAMVVGDGRPFIAALITLDPEEVGRWAEQHGKPGRTPAEVIADPDLRAEVQTAVDQANRAMSRAESIRAFRILPEDFTIDGGELTPTLKVRRDVVTERHAATIEELYSAASR; the protein is encoded by the coding sequence ATGCGAGAGTTCACTGGTCCCGGCGCTGCCACGATCGGGCCCGACACCAACCTGACCGAGATCCTGTGGGAGCACGAACGTGCCCAACCGCACCGGGCGGCGCTGGCGCACCGCGTGGGGGGCCAGTTCGTCGACGTCCGCGTCCAGCAGTTCGCCGAACGGGTCCGTCGCCTCGCGGCCGGTCTGATCGGTCTGGGGATCGAGCCGGGGCAGCGCGTGGCGGTGATGTCGCGAACGCGGATCGAGTGGACGCTGCTGGACTACGCGATCTGGAGCGCGGGGGCCGTCACCGTCCCGATCTACGAGACGTCGGCCGCCGAACAGATGGAGTGGATCCTGGGCGACAGCGAGGCGGTCGCGGCGATCTTCGAGAGCGTGGAGTTGCGCTCCCGCTACGACGAGTCCGCAACCCGGTTGCCCGCATGCAAGCACGTGTTCGTGATCGACGACGGCGGGCTCGATGAGCTGTCTGCGCACGGTGCCGAGATCGACGACGAGCAGGTCCTGGGCCGGGCCCGGACGGTCACCATCGAGCATCCCGCCACGATCGTGTACACATCGGGGACCACGGGGAGGCCGAAGGGCTGTGTGCTCACCCACGGCAACCTGGTGTGGGATCTCACCCAGGTCGGGGCCGGCGCCCCCGAGCTGTTCAGAGACGGCCGCTCCACCCTGCTGTTCCTTCCGCTGGCGCACATCTTCGGGCGGATCATCCAGTGTGTCTGCGTCGCAGAACGGGTCAAGATCGGGTACGCCACCGACCCCACCAAGCTCACCGAGGAACTGCCGCTGTTCCAGCCGACGTTCCTGCTGTCGGTGCCACGTGTCTTCGAGAAGCTGTACAACGGCGCGCAGGCCAAGGCGTACGCCGACGGCAAGGGCCGGATCTTCGATGTGGCGTCTCGCGTCGCCATCGACCACTCGCGTGGCACGCAGGTCGGCCGAGTCCCCCTCAAGACCCGAGCGCTGCGCGCCGTCTTCGACAAGCTGGTGTACGGCAAGCTGCGGTTGGCCGTCGGGGGGCGCGTGGAGTACTCCGTCTCCGGCGGTGCGGCGCTCGGCGAGCGGCTCGGGCACTTCTTCAACGGGGCAGGTATCACGGTCCTGGAGGGCTACGGCCTCACAGAGACGTCGGCGGGCGCCACGCTGAACACGCCCCCGCATCTGCGCATCGGCACGGTTGGGCGGCCGCTGCCCGGCTGCACCGTCCGCATCGCCGACGACGGCGAGGTCCTGATCAAGGGAGGGAACGTCTTCTCGGGGTACTGGAACGACGACGAGGCGACCCGCGAAGCGCTCGACGACGAGGGTTTCCTGCACTCGGGCGACATCGGTCAGCTCGACGCCGACGGGTTCCTGCGGATCACCGGACGCAAGAAGGAGATCATCGTCACCGCGGGCGGGAAGAACGTCGCCCCGGCGCTCCTCGAGGACCGGATCCGCGCGCACCGGCTGGTGTCGCAGGCGATGGTGGTGGGCGACGGTCGCCCGTTCATCGCTGCCTTGATCACGCTGGATCCCGAGGAGGTCGGGCGCTGGGCGGAGCAGCACGGCAAGCCGGGTCGGACACCGGCCGAAGTGATCGCCGACCCTGATCTGCGCGCAGAGGTCCAGACTGCGGTCGACCAGGCCAACCGGGCGATGTCGCGGGCGGAATCGATCCGCGCGTTCCGGATCCTCCCCGAGGACTTCACCATCGACGGTGGTGAGCTCACGCCGACCCTGAAGGTGCGGCGAGACGTCGTCACCGAGCGGCACGCAGCCACGATCGAGGAGCTGTACTCGGCGGCGAGCCGCTGA
- a CDS encoding long-chain fatty acid--CoA ligase, with protein sequence MREYTTPGEVALPDNATLLHPLWYHADENPDRRLLAYRDGNRFVDVTAAEFADTVQRLARGLIGLGLEIDDRVAIMSKTRIEWTYLQYAVMAAGGTVVPIYETDSADQIEWILTDSGARIAVFGTPDDRREWEQVSATAPLNHVFVIDEEGLDRIEESGTDVDADELDRRAERIGPESIATIIYTSGTTGKPKGCVTLHRNLRWDAVQATTALEELFGPDDRTLLFLPLAHSFAQLIQAGNVEVGVQMAYATDPQQLAEELPMFQPTFLLAVPRIFEKVYNAAVSRANEEGKGKIFERAVQVAIDYSRQGQGGGVSLATRIQHTVFDRLAYGKLRDRMGGKLRYAISGGAALGERLGHFYNGIGLTILEGYGLTETTAGATTNRPDALKIGTVGQPFPGCTVRVDDDGEVLIKGGNVFAGYWNNDEATQEAITDQGFFRTGDLGELDDDGFLRVTGRKKELIVTAGGKNVAPAVLEDRLRSHRLVSQSMVVGDGRPFIAALITIDPEEFPRWAEQHGKTGKTVADLTDDRELRAEIKSAVDHANQAVSRAESIREFRILPEDFTIDGGELTPTLKVKRRVVADKYGHVIDDIYPEE encoded by the coding sequence ATGCGCGAATACACAACGCCGGGCGAGGTCGCCCTCCCGGACAACGCAACCCTGCTGCACCCGCTGTGGTACCACGCCGACGAGAACCCCGATCGACGTCTGCTGGCCTACCGCGACGGCAACCGGTTCGTCGACGTCACCGCCGCCGAGTTCGCTGACACGGTGCAGCGGCTGGCGAGAGGCCTGATCGGGCTCGGTCTGGAGATCGATGACCGTGTGGCCATCATGTCCAAGACCCGGATCGAGTGGACCTACCTGCAATACGCGGTGATGGCCGCCGGCGGCACGGTCGTCCCGATATACGAGACCGACTCCGCCGACCAGATCGAGTGGATCCTGACCGACAGCGGTGCACGCATCGCGGTGTTCGGTACCCCCGATGACCGCCGGGAGTGGGAGCAGGTCTCGGCCACGGCCCCGCTCAACCACGTCTTCGTGATCGACGAGGAGGGCCTGGACCGGATCGAGGAGTCCGGCACGGACGTCGACGCAGATGAGCTCGACCGGCGAGCGGAGCGGATCGGTCCCGAGTCGATCGCCACGATCATCTACACGTCGGGCACCACGGGGAAACCGAAGGGCTGCGTCACGCTGCACCGCAACCTGCGCTGGGACGCCGTGCAGGCGACGACCGCGCTCGAGGAGCTGTTCGGCCCCGACGACCGGACGCTGCTGTTCCTGCCGCTGGCGCACTCCTTCGCGCAGCTGATCCAGGCCGGCAACGTGGAGGTCGGCGTGCAGATGGCCTACGCCACCGACCCGCAGCAGCTCGCCGAGGAGCTGCCGATGTTCCAGCCGACGTTCCTGCTGGCGGTGCCCCGTATCTTCGAGAAGGTCTACAACGCGGCGGTCTCCCGGGCCAACGAGGAGGGCAAGGGCAAGATCTTCGAGAGAGCGGTGCAGGTCGCGATCGACTACTCGCGGCAGGGCCAGGGCGGCGGTGTGAGCCTCGCGACCAGGATCCAGCACACCGTTTTCGACCGGCTCGCGTACGGCAAGCTCCGGGACCGGATGGGCGGCAAGCTGCGCTATGCGATCTCCGGTGGCGCGGCGCTCGGTGAGCGACTCGGCCACTTCTACAACGGAATCGGGCTCACCATCCTCGAGGGCTACGGCCTCACGGAGACCACTGCGGGGGCGACAACGAACCGCCCGGACGCCCTCAAGATCGGCACGGTCGGGCAGCCGTTCCCCGGCTGCACCGTCCGGGTCGACGATGACGGTGAGGTCCTGATCAAAGGTGGCAACGTCTTCGCCGGGTACTGGAACAACGACGAGGCGACGCAAGAGGCCATCACCGACCAGGGTTTCTTCCGCACCGGCGACCTCGGTGAGCTCGACGACGACGGGTTCCTGCGGGTCACCGGCCGGAAGAAGGAACTGATCGTGACTGCGGGCGGGAAGAACGTCGCCCCGGCGGTCCTCGAGGATCGGCTGCGTTCACACCGGCTGGTCAGCCAGTCGATGGTGGTGGGCGACGGGCGGCCGTTCATCGCGGCGCTGATCACGATCGACCCCGAGGAGTTCCCCCGTTGGGCGGAGCAGCACGGCAAGACGGGGAAGACGGTGGCTGACCTCACCGACGACCGCGAGTTGCGCGCCGAGATCAAGAGTGCGGTTGACCACGCCAACCAGGCGGTGTCGCGCGCCGAGTCGATCCGCGAGTTCCGGATCCTCCCCGAGGACTTCACCATCGACGGTGGTGAGCTGACCCCGACGCTGAAGGTCAAGCGCCGAGTCGTCGCCGACAAGTACGGCCATGTGATCGACGACATCTACCCCGAGGAGTAG
- a CDS encoding AarF/ABC1/UbiB kinase family protein — protein MPRREGLGGRVGRGARLAGTGVRSAAGLAAAKARQLTGGDADPEEFHRVTAEILVDVLGEMKGAAMKLGQLLSFVDVDLPPDVRSIYHDALASLRDSAPPMDPALIEQVVAEEFGAPARAIFAEWHREPIAAASIGQVHAARLDDGREVVVKVQYPGVAEAVRADLRNAEAFSPLARIISPHLEVEPLVEELRERVGDELNYEREANYQRAFANRYDGHPFVHVPEVVADMCRGRVLVTERVRGRSFNDIADRGTDEERQRFGEIIFRYAFGTIERFRLFNGDPHPGNYLYEDDGRVAFLDYGSVKMFSRERFQHMQRMNRTVKQGDPDEVVRRLREAGFLPPGVEVDAELMYEWWQLYMRPVLAEQPFTFTPEFATEVIRSTTDPRSKYLKVLRPLNLPPDYLLLNRIHFGINSVLGRLRAANDWRQIRAEYVEDAPPATPLGEQDRKWWDTREPVYDPPA, from the coding sequence GTGCCGCGACGTGAGGGACTGGGCGGGCGGGTCGGCCGGGGCGCGCGCCTGGCGGGAACCGGGGTGCGGTCCGCGGCTGGCCTGGCCGCAGCCAAGGCGCGCCAGCTGACCGGTGGGGACGCTGACCCCGAGGAGTTCCACCGGGTCACCGCTGAGATCCTCGTCGACGTCCTGGGCGAGATGAAGGGCGCAGCGATGAAGCTCGGTCAGCTGCTGTCCTTCGTCGACGTCGACCTCCCACCCGACGTGCGGTCGATCTACCACGACGCGCTCGCCAGCCTGCGCGACAGCGCCCCGCCGATGGATCCCGCGCTGATCGAGCAGGTGGTCGCCGAGGAGTTCGGGGCGCCGGCCAGAGCCATCTTCGCCGAGTGGCACCGTGAGCCCATCGCCGCTGCTTCGATCGGCCAGGTCCACGCGGCCCGGCTCGACGACGGGCGCGAGGTGGTCGTGAAGGTCCAGTACCCGGGCGTGGCCGAGGCGGTCCGCGCTGACCTGCGCAACGCCGAGGCGTTCTCGCCGCTGGCGCGGATCATCTCCCCCCACCTGGAGGTGGAGCCCCTCGTGGAGGAGCTGCGCGAACGGGTCGGCGACGAGCTGAATTACGAGCGTGAGGCCAACTACCAGCGGGCGTTCGCCAACCGCTACGACGGCCATCCGTTCGTCCACGTCCCCGAGGTCGTGGCCGACATGTGCCGTGGACGGGTGCTGGTGACCGAACGGGTGCGCGGTCGATCGTTCAACGACATCGCCGACCGGGGCACCGACGAGGAGCGGCAACGGTTCGGCGAGATCATCTTCCGCTACGCCTTCGGCACCATCGAGCGCTTCCGGCTGTTCAACGGCGATCCGCACCCAGGCAACTACCTGTACGAGGACGACGGACGGGTGGCCTTCCTCGACTACGGCTCGGTGAAGATGTTCAGCCGGGAGCGGTTCCAACACATGCAGCGCATGAACCGGACGGTGAAGCAAGGCGACCCCGACGAGGTCGTGCGACGACTGCGCGAAGCCGGGTTCCTCCCCCCCGGCGTCGAGGTCGACGCCGAGCTGATGTACGAGTGGTGGCAGCTGTACATGCGACCGGTCCTGGCCGAACAGCCGTTCACGTTCACCCCCGAGTTCGCAACCGAGGTCATCCGCTCCACGACGGACCCGCGGAGCAAGTACCTCAAGGTGCTGCGCCCGTTGAACCTCCCGCCCGACTACCTGCTGCTCAACCGCATCCACTTCGGGATCAACAGCGTCCTGGGACGTCTGCGGGCGGCCAACGACTGGCGCCAGATCCGCGCCGAGTACGTCGAGGACGCCCCTCCGGCTACCCCACTCGGGGAGCAGGACCGCAAGTGGTGGGACACGCGCGAGCCGGTGTACGACCCGCCGGCTTGA
- the ychF gene encoding redox-regulated ATPase YchF, whose translation MGLQVGLVGLPNVGKSTLFNALSRAGALAANYPFATIDANVGVVAVPDERLDRVAELAGSSRTVPTTIEFVDIAGLVAGASTGEGLGNQFLAHIREVDAICHVVRCFDDDDVVHVSGAVDPVGDVDIVEAELIIKDLETVEKRLERITRVARSGDTAAADEAGVLGRLRDHLAAGEPARRFEHAAVHADLVRDLFLLSAKAVVYAANVGEDDLPGGGPLVEPLRKLAAEQEAEVVVVCAQVEAELPELPEPEQREYLGALGLERSGLERLVHAAYRLLSLVTFFTADDKEARAVTVRRATRAQRAAREIHSDMERGFIRAEVISYEDYVTYGSESAVRDAGRLRLEGKGYPVADGDVIRFRFAV comes from the coding sequence ATGGGGCTGCAGGTCGGACTGGTTGGTCTGCCGAACGTCGGGAAGTCGACGCTGTTCAACGCGCTGTCGCGTGCGGGGGCGCTCGCGGCGAACTACCCGTTCGCGACGATCGACGCGAACGTGGGGGTCGTCGCGGTTCCCGACGAACGCCTCGACCGCGTCGCGGAGCTGGCCGGCTCGAGCCGGACCGTCCCCACCACGATCGAGTTCGTCGACATCGCGGGGCTCGTGGCCGGGGCGAGCACCGGTGAGGGGTTGGGCAACCAGTTCCTCGCGCACATCCGCGAGGTCGACGCGATCTGTCACGTCGTGCGCTGCTTCGACGACGACGACGTCGTGCACGTGTCCGGCGCGGTCGACCCCGTCGGTGACGTCGACATCGTCGAGGCCGAGCTCATCATCAAGGACCTCGAGACGGTCGAGAAGCGTCTGGAACGCATCACCCGTGTGGCGCGCAGCGGGGACACGGCAGCAGCCGACGAGGCGGGAGTCCTGGGTCGCCTGCGTGACCACCTGGCAGCGGGAGAGCCTGCACGCCGCTTCGAGCACGCCGCTGTCCACGCCGACCTGGTCCGCGATCTGTTCCTGCTCAGCGCCAAAGCGGTGGTCTACGCGGCGAACGTCGGCGAGGACGACTTGCCCGGTGGCGGACCCCTGGTCGAGCCGCTCCGGAAGTTGGCCGCGGAGCAGGAAGCCGAGGTGGTCGTCGTCTGCGCGCAGGTCGAGGCGGAGCTCCCCGAACTACCCGAGCCCGAGCAGCGTGAGTACCTCGGCGCGCTCGGACTGGAGCGCAGCGGTCTGGAGAGACTGGTCCACGCCGCGTACCGGCTACTCAGCCTGGTGACCTTCTTCACCGCAGATGACAAGGAGGCCCGCGCCGTCACCGTCCGCCGCGCGACCCGCGCCCAGCGCGCCGCGCGCGAGATCCACTCCGACATGGAACGGGGGTTCATCCGCGCGGAGGTGATCTCGTACGAGGATTACGTGACCTACGGCTCGGAGTCCGCCGTCCGGGATGCGGGGCGGCTCCGACTCGAAGGCAAGGGCTACCCGGTCGCCGATGGTGACGTCATCCGCTTCCGTTTCGCGGTGTAG
- a CDS encoding RNA polymerase sigma factor, with product MEQREARELVTHKPGLGELFERGRGRGYVLLSELHDHYDPLNDDSEWIDRAMRAVEDLGLEVVDDQADDAERPVADVISSSTDPVRHYLNAIGRTALLTAEEEVDLAKRDQAGQAARRFLGNGASLTPRQRAQLRQVDRDGRRAQDHMVRANLRLVVSVARRYRGRGLDLLDLIQEGNLGLMRAVEKFDHTKGYKFSTYATWWIRQALTRGLADKSRVLRLPVHVHEALGKLRWAELDLVQQLGRDPTEAELAEAMDMPIERLRDIRSATRELLSLDTPVGEDGDTTMGHLVADEEAVDPEVSAAFVLTRELLHTVLSTLNERERGVVLMRFGLLDGNCRTLEEVGAEYGVTRERIRQIESKTLTKLRHPSRSDRLRGLLETAPAGPPVGDG from the coding sequence GTGGAGCAGCGCGAGGCTCGGGAGCTGGTCACCCACAAACCCGGGCTCGGTGAGCTCTTCGAGCGGGGTCGTGGCCGGGGCTACGTCCTGCTGTCCGAGCTCCACGACCACTACGACCCGCTCAACGACGACTCGGAGTGGATCGACCGGGCGATGCGCGCCGTGGAGGACCTCGGGCTCGAGGTCGTCGATGACCAGGCCGACGACGCGGAGCGCCCCGTCGCCGACGTGATCAGCTCGTCGACCGACCCCGTCCGTCACTACCTCAACGCCATCGGCAGGACGGCGCTGCTCACCGCCGAGGAAGAGGTCGACCTGGCCAAGCGCGACCAGGCCGGCCAGGCGGCTCGGCGCTTCCTCGGCAACGGGGCGTCGCTCACCCCTCGTCAGCGTGCGCAGCTTCGTCAGGTCGATCGCGATGGGCGCCGCGCTCAGGACCACATGGTCCGGGCCAACCTCCGGCTGGTCGTCTCCGTCGCGCGCCGCTACCGCGGCCGCGGACTGGATCTCCTCGACCTGATCCAGGAGGGCAACCTCGGTCTGATGCGGGCCGTCGAGAAATTCGATCACACCAAGGGCTACAAGTTCTCCACGTACGCCACCTGGTGGATCCGCCAGGCGCTCACACGAGGCCTGGCGGACAAGTCGCGGGTGTTGAGGTTGCCCGTCCACGTCCACGAGGCCCTGGGCAAGTTGCGGTGGGCCGAGCTGGACCTCGTTCAGCAGCTGGGACGCGACCCCACGGAGGCGGAGCTCGCCGAGGCGATGGACATGCCGATCGAACGGCTCCGCGACATCCGCTCGGCCACTCGGGAACTGCTGTCACTGGACACGCCGGTGGGCGAGGACGGCGACACCACCATGGGCCACCTGGTCGCCGACGAGGAGGCCGTCGACCCCGAGGTCTCGGCCGCTTTCGTCCTCACCCGCGAGCTGCTCCACACCGTGCTGTCGACCCTCAACGAACGGGAGCGTGGTGTCGTGCTGATGCGGTTCGGCCTGCTCGACGGCAACTGCCGCACCCTGGAGGAGGTCGGCGCGGAGTACGGCGTGACCCGTGAACGGATCCGCCAGATCGAATCCAAGACCCTGACCAAGCTGCGCCACCCATCCCGGTCCGACCGGCTCCGTGGCCTGCTGGAGACGGCTCCCGCCGGCCCACCGGTCGGCGACGGCTAA
- the nucS gene encoding endonuclease NucS — translation MRLIVARCRAHYDGRLSSTLSSAVRLVMVKADGCVAIHADVGAYKPLNWMNAPNTIVDEGGVWRVLNPRGETLTIEFEEVHEDLTVDLDTERGLTLDGVERQLQELLATHPDHIAEGSRLVRREFPTDLGPVDLLLRDADGRAVAVEVKRVGEIAGVEQLARYLDRLQRDPLLAPVRGVLAATQVKPQARVLADARGIAWVEIDLDALRGRDDGTLRLFE, via the coding sequence GTGCGCCTGATCGTCGCGCGGTGTCGCGCCCACTACGACGGCAGGCTGTCGTCCACCCTGTCATCGGCCGTGCGGCTGGTGATGGTCAAGGCGGACGGGTGCGTCGCGATCCACGCCGACGTCGGGGCGTACAAGCCGCTCAACTGGATGAACGCCCCCAACACGATCGTCGATGAAGGCGGCGTCTGGCGGGTGCTGAACCCGCGCGGCGAGACCCTGACGATCGAGTTCGAGGAGGTCCACGAGGATCTCACCGTCGACCTCGACACCGAGCGTGGACTCACCCTGGACGGCGTCGAGCGGCAGCTGCAGGAACTGCTCGCGACGCATCCCGACCACATCGCGGAGGGCTCACGGCTGGTCCGGCGGGAGTTCCCCACCGACCTGGGTCCGGTGGATCTGCTGCTGCGCGACGCGGACGGCCGCGCCGTGGCGGTCGAGGTCAAACGGGTCGGCGAGATCGCCGGCGTCGAGCAGCTCGCCCGTTACCTCGACCGGCTGCAACGCGATCCGCTCCTCGCGCCGGTGCGTGGGGTCCTCGCCGCAACCCAGGTCAAGCCCCAGGCCCGGGTCCTCGCCGACGCGCGCGGGATCGCCTGGGTCGAGATCGACCTCGACGCGCTCCGTGGCCGCGACGACGGGACCCTAAGGCTCTTCGAGTGA
- a CDS encoding potassium channel protein — translation MTPTRRLRVAFSIYLGVLVVGVVGYQVLEGMNLLDALYMTVITVTTVGFAEVAPLDGPGKVFTVLLIVGGVASATYAAVSAAEFVVEGHLRRIIERRRMERRINAIDGHVIVCGYGRVGRHLVAELRREGMPFVVVDNDEDKIAEVAETGFLHVEGDATAEHALRDAGLERARAVVACVNTDADNVLIALTAKGLQPGCTVVGRIKADENEAKLRRAGADRVIAPSTIGGRRIAQLLTRPVVSDFLDGIGAGGIEYTLEEVPVRSGSPLDNHTLREAAIRETYGCTVLAVLHAEDGSMDTHPSAESVLHDGDVLVVMGSEQEVASMRDRFRPP, via the coding sequence GTGACGCCCACTCGCCGCTTGCGGGTGGCGTTCTCGATCTACCTCGGCGTCCTGGTCGTGGGGGTAGTCGGGTACCAGGTCCTGGAGGGCATGAACCTCCTCGACGCGCTGTACATGACGGTGATCACGGTCACCACGGTCGGCTTCGCGGAGGTCGCCCCCCTCGACGGACCGGGCAAGGTCTTCACGGTCCTGCTGATCGTCGGTGGGGTGGCGAGCGCCACGTACGCCGCCGTGAGCGCCGCGGAGTTCGTGGTGGAAGGTCACCTGCGGCGGATCATCGAAAGGCGACGCATGGAACGCCGGATCAACGCCATCGACGGTCACGTGATCGTCTGCGGGTACGGGCGGGTTGGACGTCACCTGGTGGCCGAGCTGAGGCGCGAGGGGATGCCGTTCGTGGTCGTCGACAACGACGAGGACAAGATCGCCGAGGTCGCCGAGACGGGCTTCTTGCACGTCGAGGGCGACGCCACCGCCGAGCACGCGCTGCGGGACGCCGGGCTGGAGCGTGCCCGTGCTGTCGTCGCCTGCGTCAACACCGACGCCGACAACGTCCTGATCGCGCTGACCGCGAAGGGCCTGCAGCCGGGATGCACGGTGGTGGGCCGGATCAAGGCCGACGAGAATGAAGCCAAGCTGCGCCGCGCCGGCGCCGACCGGGTGATCGCGCCGTCGACCATCGGAGGGCGGCGCATCGCTCAGCTGCTGACCCGCCCGGTCGTGTCGGACTTCCTCGACGGGATCGGCGCCGGCGGCATCGAGTACACCCTCGAGGAGGTCCCGGTGAGGTCCGGCAGCCCGCTGGACAACCACACGCTGCGCGAGGCGGCGATCCGCGAGACGTACGGCTGCACGGTCCTGGCGGTCCTGCACGCCGAAGACGGCTCGATGGACACCCACCCGTCGGCCGAGTCGGTCCTCCACGACGGTGACGTCCTGGTCGTGATGGGAAGCGAGCAGGAGGTCGCAAGCATGCGTGATCGCTTCCGTCCTCCCTGA
- a CDS encoding chlorite dismutase family protein, with product MDQPQRIRPAEGWGVLHLFVRVDRAVAATLPETAAKDLAGVLERFDDDPEAQVHLFSVLGHKADAMVFALSPDLSVLRRLQTAITTCEFGPALQLPWSYVSLTETSEYTPTAESYRDDLAAKGVAGDELERRVAAFADRQDEYKRHKLYPQMPRWEVACFYPMSHRRIGDDNWYLLPFEERMRLMHAHGRSGRAYTGRVLQLVTGSTGLDDWEWGVTLFAHDVADLKHIVYRMRYDEASARYADFGPFVVGLRRSAQQLIGELGLTIPNP from the coding sequence ATGGACCAGCCACAGCGGATCCGCCCCGCCGAGGGCTGGGGGGTCCTGCACCTGTTCGTCCGCGTCGACCGGGCGGTCGCGGCGACCCTGCCCGAGACGGCGGCCAAGGATCTCGCCGGGGTCCTCGAGCGCTTCGACGACGACCCCGAGGCGCAGGTGCACCTGTTCTCCGTGCTGGGCCACAAGGCCGACGCCATGGTCTTCGCCCTGTCGCCTGACCTGTCGGTCCTCCGCCGCCTGCAGACGGCCATCACCACCTGCGAGTTCGGCCCCGCGCTGCAGCTGCCGTGGTCCTACGTCAGCCTCACCGAGACGTCGGAGTACACGCCAACCGCTGAGTCGTACCGGGACGACCTCGCGGCCAAGGGCGTCGCCGGCGACGAGCTCGAGCGGCGCGTCGCCGCCTTCGCCGACCGCCAGGACGAGTACAAGCGGCACAAGCTGTACCCGCAGATGCCGCGCTGGGAGGTCGCCTGCTTCTACCCGATGTCACACCGGCGGATCGGCGACGACAACTGGTACCTGCTGCCGTTCGAGGAACGGATGCGCCTGATGCACGCGCACGGCCGGTCCGGGCGGGCGTACACCGGTCGGGTGCTGCAGCTGGTGACCGGCTCGACGGGCCTGGACGACTGGGAGTGGGGCGTGACCCTGTTCGCCCACGACGTGGCCGATCTCAAGCACATCGTGTACCGCATGCGCTACGACGAGGCGTCCGCCCGCTACGCGGACTTCGGCCCGTTCGTGGTCGGCCTGCGTCGTTCCGCCCAGCAGCTGATCGGCGAGCTGGGCCTCACGATCCCCAACCCATGA